The genomic DNA GGTCGAGCCTTCGGCCCTGACTCGGACGGAATCAAAAAGGGGACAGGCACATTCCGTGAACGCCCAACGCGTGCCGCAGGCCCAGCAATTTGCATAGCCCAGCCAGCAGGGCTGGGTAGCGGTCGACCACACTCCACTACATTTCCATCGGGTGAAGGGCCAACGGCCCGTGATGGGGCCGTCGCATGCGGGGCCTTCAGCCCAACCGTGGCGAATTCGTGCAACGTTCACCCAGGCCGATGGCCTGGGCTAGGCAAACGGCCGAGCCTTCGGCCCTGACTCGGACGGAACCGGGTAGCCAAAAAAGCGAAATGGGGACAGGCACATTCCGAGACCGCCCGACGCGGGCCGCAGGTCCGGCAATTTACATCGCCCAGTCCGCAGGGCTGGGTAAACCAAAAGGGGACAGGCACACTTCGAGAACGCCCAATGCGGGCCGTAGGTCCGGCAATTTGCATAGCCCAGCCAGCAGGGCTGGGTAGCGGCCGACCACACTCCACTACATTTCCATCGGGTGAAGGGCCAACGGCACGGGATGGGGCCGTCGCGCTCGGGGCCTTCAGCCCAACCGTGGCGAATTCGTGCAACGTTCACCCAGGCCGATGGCCTGGGCTAGGCAAACGGCCGAGCCTTCGGCCCTGACTCGTAGCGAAAAGGGGACAGGCTGATCCCAACAGCCGGCTGCCACCTACTGGCGCTGCAGGATCGCGATCGATCGATCGGCGGCGGCGGGACCGGCTTGGGCGAACAGTCGCCGCAGGCACGACAGCGCCGGTTCGGGACCGTTGACCAATTCGTGGCGGATCGAATCGGTTAACGTTTGTTGCGTCAGCCGCCCCGATTCGGGAGCTCCATTGCTGGCGATCGCCCCTTGGCTGACCAAGACCAACGCCTCGCCGGGCAGCAGTCGCATCGTGTGCACCAGCGGGCGGACGTCGGGGTCGCGGCCCAACGGTTCAGTCGGCGACGCGAGCATTCGATATCCGTAGCGATTGACGATCAGTCCCTGACAAGTCCCCGCGGAAGAGAACTGCCCCTCCCCCGTCTCGGGATCGACGGTAACGTACAGCAGGCTTGTCGATTGGTCGCCGGTCGATGTCTGCCACAGCGTGTCGTTGACTCGGCTGAGCACTTGATTCGTCTTGTGCCGGTACCCGGTGTGCGATTGCCAAGCCGAACGCGCGGTTGCAGCCGTCAACGCCGACTCGATCCCGCTGGCTCCAACCGAAGCGATGGCGATCGCGATCTTGCCGTCGGGCAGGATGTCCCAGGCAAACCAATCGCCCCCGACCGCTTCAGCCGCTTCGTTCCAACCGGCCACATCCCAATCTTTGTCCAACGGAACCGCTGGCGGCAACTGACGCGATTGCCAAGCCGCGGCGGCACGCAATTCGTCGCGGACCTCTGCCTGTTCAGCCGCCTTGGTGCCGATCACCTCGCGTTCCAACTCCGCCGCAATTCGCCCGGCGGCGAGAGTTGCCGACGCCTGTTGCGCCGACGTGATGTCGCGGGGCTGATCGTCCCACAGCCACAGGGTTCCCAACGGCAGATCGCCGCCGCGAATCGCAACCACGATCGCAGCGCCACGCTCCTCGGGACTCTCCCAGTGCGGCATCCGCGGAATATCTTCGATCGTAACAACCGGCGAGACCAACGCCTCGAGATCGCCCAATGCGCCACGCAGCGCCCGCGGCGGTTGAGCCAACCGCGACTTGGGCAGCCCAAAGCAGGAACGCAATTTCAAATGACTGGTATCGGCATCCAGCAAATAGAGTCCCGCGGCGTCACAACCGGTGGCGGCACTCGCCTCTTTCAAAACAGCTTCCAAACGATCGGCGATATGTCCGGCCGCGGGGAGGCAACCGGCGTTGGCATCTTCAACGGCGTGGGTCGCTTCCTGGTTCCTTAGCAAACCTTCGAATTCACGCAAACGGTCGGCGATTCGCGACGCGGCCTGTGCAAGCGTTTCCGCTGCACTTTTTGAAACCGCCGGCTGCGCGTCGGCAGAATCAACATCCATCATCGCCTCGGTGCAGGCGGGCAACAACATCAGCCGGTGCGCCGTGGTGCCAGTGGAAGGTTTGATTCGCCAACCCGTCGCATCAACATAAGCCTGCCAAAAAGCGGACATCTCGTCGCTTGCAGCAAACTTCCGTGGGGAGGTGTTGTCGTCTGCGTGAATTCGAAGGTAGTCAGGTATTTGCAAGGTCACGTCGTCGATCCAGGCTCAGGTGACGCCGCTCTGTCATCATTGACGGCGGCTTGACATTGGGCACCAGCGAGTCCTTGCCGGAAGCTATCCCTCACGCGGCTCTGAAGCGATCGCACCGCAAACAGCAGTGCATTGGATCGATCCGGTCGCATGAAGACTTAACAGTTTTGATTCCCTTCATGGGTCACACTGCTAGCATCGGCAGACCGGAGAAGCTTTCGTGACCGCAGAAGTCGACGCAGCCGATAAAGTTCACGAACTCGATCGCGCCGCCGTCACAAGCGACACGACCGGACCACCGCCGATGCGGTCATCCCCACATCCGCTTCAACCTGTCCCGACGGGCGTCGCGAACGCCCCGAGAAAATGCCCTGCGAGCTCACCTCGACCGCGAGATCACTCGTCTTCGTTGATAAAGTCGATCAGCATTCGCAATCGCCCCATCGCGCGGCGATTGAACAAAAAGACTAGCCGTGGCAATTCGGCGATCTCCGCTTCGGAGTGCTCCTCCGGCAGCGCAGCCATCTGCTCGAAACCGCCTTTGACGACGATATCGGAGAACCGATCGTTGACCGCTGCCAACTTCGCCGCTCCCAACGGTCGCTGCAACCGCAACACCAGCTTGCCGTTGACATACCGCATGCTGTGATAGACACGATAGAAGCGATCGAGTTCGGCGACCGCTTCGTCGACCGATTCGGTAATTTTGTACAACCGCAGATCCTCGGGCGAGATCATCCCGCCGTCGAGCAGTTGCGAATCGACGAACTTGCCAAACTCCTTCCAATACGTTCCACCGGGGGCGTCCAACAGCACGACGGGAATCATCGGGTGCTTGCCCGTTTGCAGCAGTGTCAGTACTTCGGCGGTTTCGTCGAGCGTTCCAAAGCCGCCGGGCAGGCTGACCACCGCGTGACACTCTTTCACAAACATCAACTTGCGAGTGAAAAAGTACTTCATCGTGACCAGCTTGCGATCGCCTTCGATCACCGGGTTGGCTCCCTGTTCGAAGGGCAACATGATGTTCAGC from Rosistilla oblonga includes the following:
- a CDS encoding PP2C family protein-serine/threonine phosphatase — translated: MSAFWQAYVDATGWRIKPSTGTTAHRLMLLPACTEAMMDVDSADAQPAVSKSAAETLAQAASRIADRLREFEGLLRNQEATHAVEDANAGCLPAAGHIADRLEAVLKEASAATGCDAAGLYLLDADTSHLKLRSCFGLPKSRLAQPPRALRGALGDLEALVSPVVTIEDIPRMPHWESPEERGAAIVVAIRGGDLPLGTLWLWDDQPRDITSAQQASATLAAGRIAAELEREVIGTKAAEQAEVRDELRAAAAWQSRQLPPAVPLDKDWDVAGWNEAAEAVGGDWFAWDILPDGKIAIAIASVGASGIESALTAATARSAWQSHTGYRHKTNQVLSRVNDTLWQTSTGDQSTSLLYVTVDPETGEGQFSSAGTCQGLIVNRYGYRMLASPTEPLGRDPDVRPLVHTMRLLPGEALVLVSQGAIASNGAPESGRLTQQTLTDSIRHELVNGPEPALSCLRRLFAQAGPAAADRSIAILQRQ
- a CDS encoding TIGR00730 family Rossman fold protein, with the protein product MTEKPDDSGSNKETRLRSPDLIEVMRKTIDRLVRDRTARGDLKILSRTLIELRYAFSVFRPYRRHRKVTVFGSARTAPSHPTFKAAEEFGRRMAAEDWMVVTGAGSGIMEAGHRGAGREHSMGLNIMLPFEQGANPVIEGDRKLVTMKYFFTRKLMFVKECHAVVSLPGGFGTLDETAEVLTLLQTGKHPMIPVVLLDAPGGTYWKEFGKFVDSQLLDGGMISPEDLRLYKITESVDEAVAELDRFYRVYHSMRYVNGKLVLRLQRPLGAAKLAAVNDRFSDIVVKGGFEQMAALPEEHSEAEIAELPRLVFLFNRRAMGRLRMLIDFINEDE